The Streptomyces sp. ALI-76-A nucleotide sequence CTGGAGTGCCTGGGCCAGCGAGCGGGTCGAGATCTCGGTGCCCTCCTCGAGGGCCTGGTCGCCGAGGACCACGGTCAAGGGCACCGTGGTGATGCCGTGACGCTCCATCGTCCGCTGCGGCAGGTAGGCCGTGGAATCGGTGACGATCGCGACATGGCGGGACATGAGCTGGAGGTTACCTGGCGTAGCCCCCGCACGGCAGCCCGGCCCTTCTCAGCTGGGCGTCCGTGTCCGGATCAAGTCGTGCTCTCGGGACGGGGCTTCTTCTGCCAGGGGTACGTGGCGCGCGGGCCGGGCGGGGTGATCGCCGGTCGCGTCGTGCCCTCGTCGGTGCCTGCCGGGGGTGCTCCCGGCCAGGTCTGCTGGGCCGTGGCACCGTCGGCGGCCGGGGCCTCCGGCCACGGGGGCGGTGGCGTGGTGGCCGACGGCTCCGTCGTCGTCCAGTGCCGCAGCGCTCCGGCCTCCACGTCGATCTGGGTGCTGAGCGAGTCCAGGTCGTCGTCGGCGAAACGGCGGGCCCGGTCGCGGGCCGCCCAGCGCAGAGAGTCCGCCGACTTGGTGACGCGCTCGATGCGCTCGCGCAGCCCGGGCAGCCGCTCGGCGAGTGTGGCCCGGTCGGGCTCGGACTCCAGGCGCCTGAGTTCGGCGTCCAGTTCGTGCCCGTGAGCGCTGAGCCGCTCGAAGAGGCCGAGGGACTCCTTGAGGGACTCGTCCTCGGCCAGGCCCGCGTGCAGCGCGTCCTGCGTGGCACGCATGGATGTGCGCAGCCTGAGCCTCAGCTGGGCGATCTCGCCCGCCGGGCCGGGCTGGGCGAAGGACTTGGCGCGCAGGGTGTGGTCCTCGACCGTGCGTCGGGCCTGGGTGAGGGTGCGGTCCACGCCTCGCTTGGCGGCGCCGACCACCTTCACCGTGGCGTAGGCGCCGAGCGCCACGAAGAGCACGAAGAGCACGAAGAGCAGGGCGACCACTGCGAACACTGCTTCCACGAGCTCCTCCTCGAACCGGTCACGGCGCGCCGCGCGCCGCTCTTCAACGGTAAACGCAACAGGCAGGCCCGGAGTTCCAGAAAAACCCCGAACCTGCCCGTAGGGGACTACCCCGAGCCGCGACCGGACGCGGCAGCGCCGCCACCAGCCGCCGTGCCGGCGCAGGACGCGCAACCGTACCTCCGCGGGACGCCTCCGTGCCCACGCGACGACGCCGCCGTACCTGCGCCGTCCTGCACCGCCCTACGCCGTGACGATGTTCACCAGCTTCGGCGCCCGCACGATCACCTTGCGGATCCCCGCCCCGTCCAGCGCCGCCACGACCTTCTCGTCGGCCAGCGCGACCTTCTCCAGTTCGTCCTCGGAGATGGACGGCGAGACCTCCAGGCGGGCCTTGACCTTGCCCTTGATCTGGACCACGCAGGTGACGGCCTCGTCCACGACGTATGCCTGGTCGGCGACCGGGAAGTCCTGGTGGACGACCGAGTCGGTGTGGCCCAGCTTGCGCCACAGTTCCTCGGCGATGTGCGGGGCCAGCGGGGCGACCAGCAGCACCAGGGCCTCGGCGACGGAGCGCGGCAGCGGACCGCCCGCCTTGGTCAGGTGGTTGTTCAGCTCGGTGACCTTGGCGATGGCGGTGTTGAAGCGCATGCCCTCCAGGTCCTGGCGGACACCGTCGATGGCCTTGTGCAGGGCGCGCAGTGTGTCCTCGTCCGGCTCGCCGTCGACCACCGTAGCCGCACCGGTCGTCTCGTCGACCACGTTGCGCCACAGCCGTTGCAGCAGCCGGAACTGGCCCACCACCGCGCGCGTGTCCCACGGCCGCGACACGTCCAGCGGGCCCATCGCCATCTCGTACAGGCGCAGCGTGTCCGCCCCGTACTCGGCGCAGATCTCGTCCGGAGTGACCGCGTTCCTCAGGGACTTGCCCATCTTGCCCAGCAGCCGGGAGACCTTCTCGCCCTGGTGGTAGTAGGCGCCGTCGCGCTCCTCCACCTCGACCGCCGGTACGGCGATGGCACGGCTGTCGCGGTACACGTAGGCCTGGATCATGCCCTGGTTGAACAGCTTGTGGAACGGCTCGGCCGACGAGATGTGACCCAGGTCGAACAGGACCTTCGACCAGAAGCGCGCGTACAGCAGGTGCAGCACGGCGTGCTCGGCGCCGCCGACGTACAGGTCGACGCCGCCGTGCGGCTGGCCCTCACGCGGGCCCATCCAGTACCGCTCGACCTCGGGGTCGACCAGCTTCTCGGAGTTGTGCGGGTCCAGGTAGCGCAGCTCGTACCAGCAGGAACCGGCCCAGTTGGGCATGGTGTTGGTCTCACGCCGGTACGGGCGCGGGCCGCGGCCGTCGCCCAGGTCCAGGGTCACGGCGACCCAGTCCTCGTTGCGGGACAGCGGGGTCTCGGGGGACGTGTTCGCGTCGTCCGGGTCGAAGGTGCGCGGCGAGTAGTCCTCGACCTCGGGCAGCTCCAGCGGCAGCATCGACTCGGGCAGGGGGTGCGCGACGCCGTCCTCGTCGTAGACGATCGGGAAGGGCTCGCCCCAGTAGCGCTGCCGGCTGAACAGCCAGTCGCGCAGGCGGAAGTTGACGGTGCCCTCGCCGACGCCGGACCGCTCCAGCCACTCGGTGATGCGCGCCTTGGCGTCGACCACGCCCAGGCCGTCCAGCGAGACCTCGTCGTTGGAGGAGTTGATGATCTTCGCGTCGTGCGACGCGAAGGCGTCCTCCCAGGTCGAGGTGTCGGTGCCGCGGCCGTCGGTCGGCTCGACGATGCAGCGGACCGGCAGCTCGAAGGCGCGCGCGAACTCGAAGTCGCGCTGGTCGCCGGCCGGCACGGCCATGATCGCGCCGGTGCCGTAGCCCATCAGCACGTAGTCGGCGATGAAGACCGGGACCCGCTCGCCGTTGACCGGGTTGGTCGCGTACGCGCCGATGAAGACGCCGGTCTTGTCCTTGGCCTCGGCCTGCCGCTCGACGTCGGACTTGGAGGCGGCCTGCGCGCGGTACGCGGCGACGGCCTCGCCCGGGGTCGCGTGGCCGCCGGTCCACACCTGGTGGGTGCCCTCGGGCCAGGCGTCCGGGGTGAACTTCTCGACCAGCGGGTGCTCGGGCGCCAGCACCATGTAGGTGGCGCCGAACAGGGTGTCCGGGCGGGTGGTGAAGACCGTGATGCGCTCGCCGTCGATCGGGAAGTCGACCCGGGCGCCCTCGGAGCGGCCGATCCAGTTGCGCTGCTGCAGCTTGATGGCCTCGGGCCAGTCCAGCGCGTCCAGGTCGTCCAGCAGCCGGTCGGCGTACGCGGTGATGCGCATGTTCCACTGGCGCAGCTTGGCCTTGAAGACCGGGAAGTTGCCGCGCTCGGAGCGGCCGTCGGCGGTGACCTCCTCGTTGGCCAGCACCGTGCCCAGGCCGGGACACCAGTTGACCGGCGCGTCCGAAGCGTAGGCCAGGCGGTACTCGCTCAGCACGTCGGCGCGCTCTGTGTCGCTCAGCTCGCTCCACGCGCGCGTGTGCCCCGGTACGGGACGCTCACCGGACTCGAACCGGGCGATCAGCTCGGAGATCGGGCGGGCCTTGTCCGCCTCGTCGTCGTACCAGGAGTTGAAGATCTGCAGGAAGATCCACTGGGTCCACTTGTAGTACTCGGGGTCGATCGTGGCGAACGACCGGCGCCTGTCGTGGCCCAGGCCCAGCCGGCGCAGCTGGGACTTCATGTTCTCGATGTTGGCCTCGGTGGACACGCGCGGGTGCGTGCCCGTCTGCACGGCGTACTGCTCGGCGGGCAGGCCGAAGGCGTCGAAGCCCAGGGTGTGCAGGACGTTGTGGCCGGTCATGCGCTGGAAGCGCGCGACGACGTCGGTGGCGATGTAACCCAGGGGGTGGCCGACGTGCAGGCCCGCACCGGAGGGGTACGGGAACATGTCCATGATGAACTTCTTGGGCCTGGCGACCAGCTCGGGATTCCCGGCCAGGTCCCCTTCGGGGTTCGGCGCCTCGTACGTGCCCTCGGCGTCCCAGAAATCCTGCCAGCGTGCCTCGATGTCGGCCGCCATGACGGCCGTGTAGCGGTGCGGCGCGGCCACCTCGGCGGCGGCAGCGGGGTTCGTCTCGCTCATGATCCTCAAAGCTCCATCGATCGTCTCTGCTGCGGCGTGACTCAGGAAACGAAAAATCCCCTCGCACAGGAGGGGACGCCGCGCCGATGCCGACCGCGGTCTCTCACCGGCGGCCGGGACTGATCAGCGCGGCCCGCTAAGCAGAAGGCGTACGGCACGCATGCGGTTAGGGTACCGCAGGGCTTGAGCAGGATGCGACGCGCTTACGTATGCCTTCTTGGCACCGGGTGCCGCCACAGCAGACCCCGCCGAGCGAGACCGATCACACCGGAGAACAACAGAGCCATGGCCAATGGTTACTTCGCGTAACAGCTGCTAAGGGACATCACAACGGCCCCATTGTCGTTTGATAACAACGCAATAACTCAAACCTCGTACCCGTCGGTATGGCGCCACTTAAAGTGCGGCAGCGGGACCGCTTTCCCGAAACTGCTCGGAGTTGCCCCCATGAACCCTCGTCGTAGTAACAGCTCGCTCCCCCAGCCCGGCCGGTCGGCCTATGGGGTGGCGTCGGCTGTCGTCCTGCTCCTCATACCCGTGGCCGTGCTGGTCGGAGGTGACCGGTTCCGTGACTTCCTGAACTTCGGCGCCGGCGTGCTGTCCCTCGTGTCGCTGAGCTGCTCGGTGATCTGGGGCCTCGTCGCCCAGGACCGGGTCTTCCTGAACACGCGCCAGCGGATCATCGGGCAGGCGGTGCACCGGACGACCGCGGTCGCCTCGATCGCGTTCCTGCTGCTGCACGTCACCACCAAGATCGCGCTCGACCACGTCCAGCTGGTCGGCGCGCTGATCCCCTTCTCGCTCGGCGTCACCGGGATCGAGGGCCTGATCGGTCTCGGCTCCCTGGCCGGCCTGCTCATGATCTTCGTGG carries:
- the leuS gene encoding leucine--tRNA ligase, producing the protein MSETNPAAAAEVAAPHRYTAVMAADIEARWQDFWDAEGTYEAPNPEGDLAGNPELVARPKKFIMDMFPYPSGAGLHVGHPLGYIATDVVARFQRMTGHNVLHTLGFDAFGLPAEQYAVQTGTHPRVSTEANIENMKSQLRRLGLGHDRRRSFATIDPEYYKWTQWIFLQIFNSWYDDEADKARPISELIARFESGERPVPGHTRAWSELSDTERADVLSEYRLAYASDAPVNWCPGLGTVLANEEVTADGRSERGNFPVFKAKLRQWNMRITAYADRLLDDLDALDWPEAIKLQQRNWIGRSEGARVDFPIDGERITVFTTRPDTLFGATYMVLAPEHPLVEKFTPDAWPEGTHQVWTGGHATPGEAVAAYRAQAASKSDVERQAEAKDKTGVFIGAYATNPVNGERVPVFIADYVLMGYGTGAIMAVPAGDQRDFEFARAFELPVRCIVEPTDGRGTDTSTWEDAFASHDAKIINSSNDEVSLDGLGVVDAKARITEWLERSGVGEGTVNFRLRDWLFSRQRYWGEPFPIVYDEDGVAHPLPESMLPLELPEVEDYSPRTFDPDDANTSPETPLSRNEDWVAVTLDLGDGRGPRPYRRETNTMPNWAGSCWYELRYLDPHNSEKLVDPEVERYWMGPREGQPHGGVDLYVGGAEHAVLHLLYARFWSKVLFDLGHISSAEPFHKLFNQGMIQAYVYRDSRAIAVPAVEVEERDGAYYHQGEKVSRLLGKMGKSLRNAVTPDEICAEYGADTLRLYEMAMGPLDVSRPWDTRAVVGQFRLLQRLWRNVVDETTGAATVVDGEPDEDTLRALHKAIDGVRQDLEGMRFNTAIAKVTELNNHLTKAGGPLPRSVAEALVLLVAPLAPHIAEELWRKLGHTDSVVHQDFPVADQAYVVDEAVTCVVQIKGKVKARLEVSPSISEDELEKVALADEKVVAALDGAGIRKVIVRAPKLVNIVTA